Within the Clostridium scatologenes genome, the region TTTAAAAGTGGACCAAAACCATTTGCTGCCGTTATAATCCAAGCTAGTAATATAAATGCTAGAATCATTACTAATGGTGCTGCCCAGTTTTCAAACTTTTTAATTACTTCCATACCTCTGTAAATAACAAGCATCTCTATTGCCCAAAATATCATAAAAGTAATTCCTGCCGAAAGTGACAAACCGGCAATTTGAAAGTTTCCTCCAATATTTTTAAAGCCTGGAATTAATGCTGATACCAAAACATTTAAAGCACTTCCTCCTATAAATGTATTTATTCCAAACCATCCACAAGCAACTACAGCTCTAAGCACAGCTGCAATATTAGCTCCCTTGGTTCCAAAAGAAGCCCTTGCAAATACAGGAAAGGAAATTCCATATTTTGCTCCTGGATGAGAATTGAGAAGCATTGGAATTAGCACAATAAGATTGCCAAGGGTTATAGTAAATAGTGCTTGAAGCCAATTCATACCAAGTGCTATAAGACTTCCTGCCATTGTATAAGTAGGAACGCAGTGAGCCATTCCAACCCAAAGTGCTGTATAATTATAGGTATTCCAAGTTCTTTCTTTTAACTTTGTTGGTGCCAAATCTTCATTGTAAAGGCTGCTTGAACTCATATTTTCATTTAACTCATACATTTCTTCTTTCATTATTCTTCACTCCTATTTTCAAATTTTGTAGAGTCATTTCTATAATGCATCTGCATTCCTAGCTGTTTAAAAAATTTTATTTTTTATCGATGTCTAGTATAGTTTGTAGTAAAACATTAGCTCCATTTAAACAATCCTCAAGCTTGGTTTTTTCAATTTCACAATGACTGTGTCCACCAATGCTTGGAACAAATATCATAGTTGTAGGTATCATATCCGATATAAATTGAGCATCATGCCCTGGTCCGCTGTATATTCTCATATTTGAATAACCATAAAGCTTTGCATTTTTTTCAACAAAATCTACAAATTCTTTATTAAAGCTTACAGTTTTACGTGACCACAACTCCTTGTAACTCACTCTACATTTTGCAATTTCAGAAGGTATATTCTTTATGATTTGAACCACCTGTTTTATCACTTCAGGATCTTGATGTCTTGCATCTAAAGTGAATTTAACGTTATCTGGAATAATGGTATGCACATTTGGTGAACAAATAATTCTTCCTGTAGTATAAACTAATTTTCCATCAAGCTTATCTAGTTCCCTGTGTAAATATAAAATTGCTTCAGAAGCTGCTAAAAGAGCATCCTGTCTCATTTTCTGTGGGACCGTACCAGCATGGCCAGCTTGTCCAGCAAATTCAAATTCATAGTTAACCATTCCAACAACGCCTTCAACTACACCGATTTGAATTTTCTCAGCTTCAAGTACTGGGCCTTGTTCAATATGCAGCTCCAAAAGAGCCATATAATCTTTAGGATTCATTCTATTTTTTTGACCACCTTTATATCCGCTTGCTTCTAGGGCTTCCTCAAAGGTCGTACCTTCTTTATCCTTTGACGCCAGCATTTTGGACTTATCAAACTTGCCAGTGATAACACCTGAAGACATCATAGCTGGATCAAATCGAGCTCCTTCTTCATTAGTCCAGACGGTAACAGTAATTGGATGTCGATGCTCTATATTTTCTTTAACAATAGTTTCAGCTGCTTCCATGGCAGTGAGCACTCCTAGAATACCATCATAATTTCCACCTTGTACTACCGAATCACAATGAGAACCCATTGCAATATGAGGCAAATCTTCTGCTCCTTTCAAAGTAGCATATATATTTCCCATATCATCCGTTATAATATCTGCTCCAATTTTTTTCATTCTAGTGCAAATTTCGCTTCTTGCCTGAAGATCTGCTTCTGACAAAGCAAGTCTTGTTATTCCACCTTTTCCTGTATCACCAAATTTACTAAAAGTAATAATTTTATCTTCCATTCTTTTCTTATCACAACAAAACATAACTTCCATATCTCACACATCCTTAAATTTATTTTTATTAAATTGTTGTCTTTATATATTCATCAACGAAACACATTACCTTATCAAAAATACTCATAGCTTCTCTAAGTTCAGCTTCTTTAATAATAAATGGAGGAGCTATCATTATGCTGTTTTCATGATGATAAGTTGAGAAACCTTTTTCTTTCAACATTCTAATAATTCTTGGCATAATTTTTTCT harbors:
- a CDS encoding Zn-dependent hydrolase; the protein is MFCCDKKRMEDKIITFSKFGDTGKGGITRLALSEADLQARSEICTRMKKIGADIITDDMGNIYATLKGAEDLPHIAMGSHCDSVVQGGNYDGILGVLTAMEAAETIVKENIEHRHPITVTVWTNEEGARFDPAMMSSGVITGKFDKSKMLASKDKEGTTFEEALEASGYKGGQKNRMNPKDYMALLELHIEQGPVLEAEKIQIGVVEGVVGMVNYEFEFAGQAGHAGTVPQKMRQDALLAASEAILYLHRELDKLDGKLVYTTGRIICSPNVHTIIPDNVKFTLDARHQDPEVIKQVVQIIKNIPSEIAKCRVSYKELWSRKTVSFNKEFVDFVEKNAKLYGYSNMRIYSGPGHDAQFISDMIPTTMIFVPSIGGHSHCEIEKTKLEDCLNGANVLLQTILDIDKK